In Streptomyces sp. NBC_00704, a genomic segment contains:
- a CDS encoding TauD/TfdA family dioxygenase: MTELLENGVRDDAVLVLGGEAAAVEAVAREMLHVANGRVDSPEFVAAARDAWDGLPAPLRREVRRFRRHSGPRGRLLIRGLPVGDEARRTPSAADSVQREASVSAAILLMVACGLGDPAAYLQEKSGALVQDVVPVPGREEFQGNAGSVLLSFHTENAFHEHRPDHVMLMCLRTDHEGVAGTRTACVREVLDLLSPAARKTLSLPGFTTEAPPSFGAGRQGALHHPVLGGAWTDPDLRVDFAATRAATEEGAAALAELGALFERVSTTSQLLPGDLVIVDNHVTAHGRTAFTPRYDGRDRWLQRTFALTALRRSRGQRPDDGHVLVE; this comes from the coding sequence ATGACTGAGCTGCTGGAAAACGGCGTCCGCGACGACGCCGTCCTCGTACTCGGCGGCGAGGCCGCCGCCGTGGAGGCCGTCGCGCGGGAGATGCTCCACGTCGCGAACGGCCGTGTCGACTCACCCGAGTTCGTGGCCGCCGCCCGGGACGCCTGGGACGGCCTCCCCGCCCCGCTCCGCCGGGAGGTCCGCCGGTTCCGCCGGCACTCCGGCCCCCGCGGACGCCTGCTGATCCGGGGGCTCCCGGTGGGCGACGAGGCGCGGCGCACCCCGTCGGCCGCCGACTCGGTCCAGCGGGAGGCCTCCGTCTCCGCCGCGATCCTCCTCATGGTGGCCTGCGGACTCGGCGACCCCGCCGCCTATCTCCAGGAGAAGTCCGGAGCCCTGGTGCAGGACGTCGTGCCCGTCCCGGGCCGGGAGGAGTTCCAGGGCAACGCGGGCTCGGTCCTGCTGTCCTTCCACACCGAGAACGCCTTCCACGAACACCGCCCGGACCACGTCATGCTGATGTGTCTGCGCACGGACCACGAGGGCGTCGCGGGCACCCGTACCGCCTGCGTCCGCGAGGTCCTGGACCTGCTCAGCCCGGCGGCCAGGAAGACGCTCAGCCTCCCCGGGTTCACCACCGAGGCTCCGCCGTCCTTCGGAGCCGGCCGTCAGGGCGCGCTCCACCACCCGGTGCTGGGCGGCGCGTGGACCGATCCGGACCTGCGCGTCGACTTCGCCGCCACCCGGGCCGCCACCGAGGAGGGGGCCGCCGCCCTCGCCGAACTGGGCGCCCTCTTCGAGCGGGTGTCGACGACGTCGCAACTGCTCCCCGGCGACCTGGTCATCGTCGACAACCACGTCACCGCCCACGGCCGCACGGCGTTCACCCCCCGCTACGACGGCCGCGACCGCTGGCTCCAGCGCACCTTCGCGCTGACCGCTCTGCGGCGCTCACGTGGGCAGCGCCCGGACGACGGCCACGTGCTGGTTGAATGA